The following proteins are co-located in the Rhodothermales bacterium genome:
- the ilvN gene encoding acetolactate synthase small subunit has protein sequence MATKTLTPQQIFRKKAAGESLQQGDPESVHRHVIIVLLENSIGALNRVANMFSARGFNLESVSVGPTDDDGISRMTIVTTGNDRIIGQVLRQLINLVDTLLVDDVTQEEYVERELCMIKVGYTRETRAEMMDTIEIFRGNVVNITPDTMTFELTGPTTKINAFVGMMEPHGIKEIARSGRVAMRRALVFGD, from the coding sequence ATGGCAACAAAGACACTGACACCGCAGCAGATCTTTCGAAAGAAGGCGGCTGGAGAAAGCCTTCAGCAGGGAGATCCCGAGTCCGTGCATCGTCACGTCATCATCGTCTTGCTCGAGAACAGCATCGGTGCGCTGAATCGCGTCGCCAACATGTTCTCGGCGCGCGGCTTCAATCTGGAGAGTGTCTCGGTCGGACCGACGGACGACGATGGCATCTCACGCATGACCATCGTGACGACGGGCAACGATCGCATCATTGGCCAGGTGTTGCGGCAGCTCATCAACCTCGTCGACACGCTGCTCGTAGACGATGTAACTCAGGAAGAGTACGTCGAGCGCGAACTCTGCATGATCAAGGTCGGCTACACCCGCGAGACCCGAGCGGAGATGATGGATACGATCGAAATCTTCCGGGGCAACGTGGTCAATATCACGCCCGACACGATGACGTTTGAACTGACTGGTCCGACGACCAAGATCAACGCTTTTGTCGGAATGATGGAGCCGCATGGCATCAAGGAGATCGCCCGAAGCGGCCGCGTGGCGATGCGCCGCGCGCTTGTCTTCGGGGACTGA